Genomic DNA from Peribacillus sp. FSL H8-0477:
TCGTATTCAGATTTAATTCCTCAATTACTTGATCCAATATGTATGGACTTTTCATGATGACATTATAGGTTTCAATATATTTAGCATCTGCATCAAAACCTGCAATGGATGCCAGAGCACCTGCAGCTGCTTGACTAACCAAAATCTGTGTAGACGATTTATATACGGGTTTGATTAAAAAATAACTCATTGCTCCACTTATTGCCGTTACTAATAAAGTAATACTAATAATTAAAACAATCCTCTTTTTTAATGTCCCAACTAACTCACGTAAACTAACTGTTTCTTCCATAATTCCCTCCAACACAATCTTTATTTATTTATAAAAAATGCCCGCCTATATTTTCTTATAAACGAGAATGATTGGCTGTTTTACCTCATGCAGAATTTGTGAATAATTCTACAAAAGAAAGTTCACCAGTGAAATCTATTGTTAACTTATTTCCGTGTACAATTTCTCAACAGCTGTTTTGAATGTTTTTAATAAGTGAAAATAATCATACTTTGACCTTTTACCAATGAGGACGACACTGTTTTCATCCGTTCTTAGATATAACTGAGTTTTGGGGATTCGAGTGAACCGTAGCTATTAATTATAAGTTACCGTCTATAGCCCTTCACAAATGGACCAGTTTCCTGAAAAATAACCTATCTTTTTTCTAAAAAAACCCCCTTCTTGATAAATATATAAATTTATCTCACTTCATTTTTTCCATTTTAACCTATATATCGATTAAATTGGACATTTTTAACGAATAAGCGACGAAAAACTAACTATTTTCCTATATGAAAAATAGTTGATAAAAATAAAAAAAACTCCTGATTTTTACATCAGAAATCTCTTTTTTTGATACTTTTAGAAACCTTTAATAACGAATTTCTTTCCCATTGGTCTTTATTCATTTCTTTCGTATCAAAATAACTAAAAGCCGACTCTATCAACGTTTTTTGAAATTTAATCAATCGATTGATTAACTAATTTTTCTTAATCAATCGATTGATTAAGAACTTTTTTGTTACTGAGCAACTTTAAATGTGTAAGCTCCACCGCCATATTGAATCAGTACATAATACGTTCCTTTAGGTAAAGTAACCGTATGGGTACTTTTAGTTGGTTTTTTCACATAATAATCGGTGCGGATTTTGGCATATTCCTTTCCTTTCGCATTTACGATTAAGAGATCACGCTGCTTTTTAGGGGTATTGTTATACGTAAGACTTACTTTTCTTTTTTTAGTGACGGTAAATTTAAAATAATCCTGATCGGTGAACTCTTGAAGGGCACCCGAATAGTTTTTTCCAAACGTAATCACATTCGATTTCTTAACGGTATCATTGTCTTCTCTTTCATAGTAATTACTGCTCTTAAAGTTCACTTTCATCTTATATGCCGTATTATATATCCCCGAAATAGCGACATAATACGTTCCTTTGCTCAAGCCGATTTCCCGGACCTCATTCCCTTTACTCTTTGTCGTCGTATAGAAACTCGTCAATTTCTCACCTTTACTAGTAAGGACTTCCACATACCAGCTTCGTTTCGTATTGGTTTGCACCGTAATCGACAAATTACCATTTTTCTTTAACTTTGCCTTGTACACATGTTCATAATTTCCATTCCCAGTTGAAAGCTTACCGGTTAAATTTTTGTTGAAACTAATTGTTTTTGCCTTCTTAAGATCTACGGCGGCAGAAACAGGCTGCAAAAGCTGCATCGACATCACACTTACCAATAAAAAACTAATAAAGCCTTTTAAAAATTTGTTCATGAACATCACCTTTCAATTTTTATTTATGTAAAAGAATAACTTATGTAAATATATCTATATTTTACATAAATTACTAACTAATATATACCCTAATTTTCATTATTCAATCATGACTTTCTTCCTATTTTCCAACCTAAAAAAACCAACATCCTCATAGGAGAGATGTTGGTAATTACTTTGGCACTAATTAACTAACATATGTTGAGGGAACAAATCTAACTCCTTGTCTTTTTTTAGCGGGTTTCTTCTTCTTTTTCTTCTCTTTAAATGGTGATGCTATCTTCTCACCGTTCGAATGATAGAAGGTAATCAGGCTAGCGTCTACGTGTTTTCCTTTTTTCCATTTCTTCACGTGTTCAGCACCGCGGATTTCTTTAACCTGATTGTTTTCAATTAAGACTTCTTTCACCTTTGATCCTTCAAAGTCTACGATTGAATTTGGCTTCTTAGGACTGATGATAATCTTCGTTTTCTCTAGTCCTTCACCATTTAGCGTAGCCGTTGCTTTTACCCAAATACCTTCTTTAATAGACGAGGTACGATCCATCATGACTAAAGAATTTTCAATATCAACCACAAGTTTTTTAGCTTTGTAACCGACCAGATTATAAATTTTATTGTATTTCTTTTGAGCCGTTAATTCAGTTTGAATAATCAGCGGATCATGATCGCTTGCCCGGCCATCTGCTTCTGTAAATGAAGAGTTAATATGGACAATTTCTGCTTTTGTCTTAGCCGCCATATTGTTGCTCACAAGGATATGGTCCAGCACCTGTGAATTCCCTTGATACGTGTAGGAATAGCGTTCAGCAAATGGTACGGTATCAACCAAATTCGTCATTTCTTTTCCTTTTAACATTTCAAGGGGTTTTGAGAATTCGAAATCATTGAAGTCTCCTAATAGCACGACATTCGCCTGCTCATCCTTCGCTTTCACATCTTTCACAAACCCATTTACGATGGACGCAATTTGCAGGCGTTGAATTTCACTAGAAAGCACTGGCGGCTGATTTTTACCGAATAGTGGTTGATCGCCGCCTTTGGAATTAAAATGGTTCGCTACAACAATTACCTTTTCACCATTAAATTCAAATTGTGCTGCAAGCGGCTTACGGCTTGAAGCAAACGCTGGATTCGTTGGATCTATACGTCCAGGATTTAAGGTGAGTGTACCCTCACTGAAGCCAACAGCCTCTGTTGCAGTGCCTTTCACGCCAGGAGTTAACGATATTCTGTCTTGCTTATATAAAAACCCGACACGTATATTCCCACCAGGAGCACCGCCATCTTGATTATTTTCCGGTGCAATATCTGTATATTGATAAACAGGCCCGCCTAGTTCGTTAATTTTCCCTATTAACTTCTCATAACTTTGAGCAGCATCTGTGATTCCCGTGTCTTTTGCTCCATCATTATCTTGCATTTCTGTTAACCCAATAATATCGGGTGATTTTAAATTCGTCACAATGGCTTCAGCTAATTTAGTCAATTTATCATCAGCAGATTCTGCTGAGAAATTTTCAAGATTATAAGAAGCAATTGTCAGCTTCTTTTGGTCTGCTTCTATGGAAGTGACTTCCCGCTTTGTGCCTCCATCTTTCAATTCAGGCAATTTTGCTTTATCCGTTAGTACTTTATAATTACTAAAACCATAGCTGACCACACCTGTAACGTTCCCGGCAAAGTAATCCCCTGTTTTGGCCACGTAATTCCGGTCATTAATCAACAGGCTGATTCTTTCAGGGTTCCCATCAGACTCTGTATATTTAAGGCCGCCTGCAGCAGTATTCGTTCGGTAGTTCCCCGGCACGACAATCACTTCACCATACTCCTGTGGTGCAACTACTTTTGGAGAATCCAGCTGAACAAGCATCCCTTCTAGACTTTCGTAAAAATCAATACCATCTGTATCTGGATTAAATACGGCTAATGCATCACTATCAATCTTCTCTGTCGGTGGAATACGATCGACGCCAAGAATAACGGGTTTCGGTAAAGCTTGTCCTCTTTGAACCGTCGTCATTTCTGATACATTGATTTCTGTCATTGTCAGATCAGTATTTTGCTTATCAGAATAGCCATCTAGAACGAATTCTTTCACCTGTCCAGAAACCTTCATCAGGTCACCTAGTTGAACTCCGTGGGCTTTTTTATAGACAAGAATTCCTTCTGCCGTGCGCTCATCAATGTCACCTTCTGGATCCTGCATATAAAAGTTGTTTGCATCTACGATATGCGTGACAACACCTTCGATATCAGCAACAGACTGATTTTCATAGGGAGAGGCATGACCGATACCCTGAATATCGTGTATGCGCGGATCCCCAACTTGAATGGTATACGTAAACGTGGATACCGTACTGTCTTTTAAGTCTTTTTTAACTGCATACGCTTTAATAGCTGTTTCCTTTTCAATCACGATAGCTTCTTGATAGACGCTGCTCGATGTGGATGGTTCTGAGCCGTCCGTAGTGTAATAAATGGTTGCTCCATCTGTGGCACTTGCAAGAGTAATCGAGTCCCCCGCTTTAATCATGCCGCTTCCAGGTGCAGCTGCCACTTCTTGAACCTTCGTTGAATCCTGAATTACATCCAACTTACTTCTTGGAATCAGTTGATACACGTTTTTATAGGAACCTAACACACCTGTAATTTGCTCATAGCTTGTCCCAACTGTCAGGAGATCCGCATCATTCGGACGGATAGAAAAGCTTGTTCCTTGTTCATCCTTAGCCGTATAAACACCGTTAGTAAGCGATTCGACATGTACATTTTTCATAGACACTAGTGTCGCTTCTTTCGATTCATCAAGTTCCGACGCTGTCACTAGGCTCGCTTGCGGCACTTCAGATTTTTCAATCACTGTGACATCTGATTTCTGAACTTCTAGTTCTAATAGAGACTGATAATCTACTAATTTACCTTTTACTTTAACCAGATCGCCAGTCTCAAGTAAAAGTCCTGCACCGTATACAACAATTCCTGCCGTCTCATCTTGGATATAGACAGTTGTATTGGTTCCCGTAAATACTGCAGTGACGATTCCAGTTGTTACTGCTGCACTGCCAACCTCTTGTTTTCGAATGTCCGTAATTGGACTTGATGTTAAAATACTGTATTCAAATACAGCCACTTCGCTGTTTTCTAAACTAGGAGCCAGCGCTACCGCCTTAATCGTCATGGCTGTATCAATTGTTATAGGTGATTCATATTTGGTACTTGATGCACTTGGTTCTGATCCATCAACCGTATAATAGATTTCAGAATCAACCGTTTCAGAACGTAAACTTACCTTCGTTCCTTTTTCTACTCCACCGTTTGTACTGGCTATAACGGTTTCAACTTGATTCGAGTCTTCCTCTTCCACCATACTTCCGGCCGTTAAGTCCTTCATACCTGAAACAGTAAAGTACGTTTTCAGTTCACCGGTAACGCTTACTTTTTTTCCTAAATGAGCGGGTGTGGTTTTTAACCCTAATAAAGTCCGAAGTGTTGAGCCGCTCTTTAACTCAACCGGCATAATTTTAGCAGGATCTGTTTCTTCAGGAGAATCCGCAATAGCAATGTTCGTATCCGCATATTTTGCTGGATCCTTCGTGTACGACTTGGTGCCTGTAGTATATCCTACAATGTACCCTTCTACAGTAGCCGTACCAGTATTACTTTCGATTGCTTTACCTACTGTTATTACGTCCGCTGCCAATGACTTATCCGCATTAAATGGAGTCATTAAACTAAAAAGTAACGCTAAAACCAAACCTAAGTTTATCTTTTTTCGCATGCCACACACTCCTTCAATTTAATTACTTGAACCAAGACTAACTACTGATGAAATTTTACAAATACTGACTCATTACCCAAATATATAATAAATTTCAACAATTCAAACAGAGTACAAAGAATCAATAATTGCTTTATCTGTAAAAAAACAACTACTATCTAAAGTGAACGATCCTTCATAAAATCAACTGCCATTATGAAAAACAAAAAATCCGGATAGCTAATAAGCTTTCCGGATTTTTGAATTATTTACTTAGTTACCGTTGCAGAGATATCGACAATTCTTCCCTCAATCTTCGGTTCAAC
This window encodes:
- a CDS encoding FN3 associated domain-containing protein; protein product: MRKKINLGLVLALLFSLMTPFNADKSLAADVITVGKAIESNTGTATVEGYIVGYTTGTKSYTKDPAKYADTNIAIADSPEETDPAKIMPVELKSGSTLRTLLGLKTTPAHLGKKVSVTGELKTYFTVSGMKDLTAGSMVEEEDSNQVETVIASTNGGVEKGTKVSLRSETVDSEIYYTVDGSEPSASSTKYESPITIDTAMTIKAVALAPSLENSEVAVFEYSILTSSPITDIRKQEVGSAAVTTGIVTAVFTGTNTTVYIQDETAGIVVYGAGLLLETGDLVKVKGKLVDYQSLLELEVQKSDVTVIEKSEVPQASLVTASELDESKEATLVSMKNVHVESLTNGVYTAKDEQGTSFSIRPNDADLLTVGTSYEQITGVLGSYKNVYQLIPRSKLDVIQDSTKVQEVAAAPGSGMIKAGDSITLASATDGATIYYTTDGSEPSTSSSVYQEAIVIEKETAIKAYAVKKDLKDSTVSTFTYTIQVGDPRIHDIQGIGHASPYENQSVADIEGVVTHIVDANNFYMQDPEGDIDERTAEGILVYKKAHGVQLGDLMKVSGQVKEFVLDGYSDKQNTDLTMTEINVSEMTTVQRGQALPKPVILGVDRIPPTEKIDSDALAVFNPDTDGIDFYESLEGMLVQLDSPKVVAPQEYGEVIVVPGNYRTNTAAGGLKYTESDGNPERISLLINDRNYVAKTGDYFAGNVTGVVSYGFSNYKVLTDKAKLPELKDGGTKREVTSIEADQKKLTIASYNLENFSAESADDKLTKLAEAIVTNLKSPDIIGLTEMQDNDGAKDTGITDAAQSYEKLIGKINELGGPVYQYTDIAPENNQDGGAPGGNIRVGFLYKQDRISLTPGVKGTATEAVGFSEGTLTLNPGRIDPTNPAFASSRKPLAAQFEFNGEKVIVVANHFNSKGGDQPLFGKNQPPVLSSEIQRLQIASIVNGFVKDVKAKDEQANVVLLGDFNDFEFSKPLEMLKGKEMTNLVDTVPFAERYSYTYQGNSQVLDHILVSNNMAAKTKAEIVHINSSFTEADGRASDHDPLIIQTELTAQKKYNKIYNLVGYKAKKLVVDIENSLVMMDRTSSIKEGIWVKATATLNGEGLEKTKIIISPKKPNSIVDFEGSKVKEVLIENNQVKEIRGAEHVKKWKKGKHVDASLITFYHSNGEKIASPFKEKKKKKKPAKKRQGVRFVPSTYVS